One window of Dehalococcoidia bacterium genomic DNA carries:
- a CDS encoding serine/threonine-protein kinase, producing MTSPQTFGRYELLGILGGGGFATVYRALDPALGREVALKALLPHLAADAVIRQRFLAEARAIAALHHPNIVTVYDVGEADGRPFFAMELIAGETLAAALTANGRFAPARAAELLRGLCSAVDALHAAGIVHRDIKPANVMIEPGGRVVLMDFGIARTQGGSSYTRAGDSIGTPRYMAPEQVRGVDVGPAADVYALGVLGYELLAGKPPFVGDTASVLHAQVYDPPPPLREACPGLPEGVYAAIESALAKSPPARPASAGAFAAQLQAALSSATPNAATLVMPARPQDQERTLLMPPEPAPVAEAPEAITLPATPVPPPPATPAHTPQPTSAFTPQYVPAYPDSNTPSSLTPAAARSGRGKRTLILAIGAIIATLAVGGAALAAVLIRGRGGNTPATATSAAASATAPPAASATTGGAGTRGVGGAATVSNLQVYDSNKREHAGTFPAGDFVDVCFSLTPGAAAARPLIALTNHDQPPRGDNDPALVGLSPPLALEPIADKCFEVRSTRQRFAPGDFFAWVMQGPSLGEAVVLASAPFHLSPATAASATASATPSPAPTATPRPTPSPTRAAALPTPDLSLPPNPNAGAGRPALKITAVQAEAEAPAAGGTFTFQLTAQNFGAAGSQGSITVSSPDATRLAAQLTACDLNARANVFPPGSSVSTLGNGTRAGVGKAASTQWIAEADVSGAWPAGGTCTLAVSATAPASGNLTLYLRVATFASDDRLAVWPYTGSGVGSVVEDQQGFRAIRWTLPIAVR from the coding sequence ATGACCTCGCCGCAGACCTTCGGCCGCTACGAGCTGCTCGGCATCCTGGGCGGCGGCGGCTTTGCGACCGTCTACCGCGCCCTCGACCCCGCGCTCGGGCGCGAGGTGGCGCTGAAGGCGTTGCTGCCGCACCTCGCCGCCGACGCGGTGATCCGCCAGCGCTTCCTGGCCGAGGCGCGGGCGATCGCGGCCCTGCACCACCCCAACATCGTCACCGTCTACGACGTGGGCGAGGCGGACGGCCGTCCCTTCTTCGCCATGGAGCTGATTGCCGGCGAGACGCTGGCCGCCGCGCTCACGGCGAACGGCCGCTTCGCGCCCGCGCGCGCGGCCGAGCTTCTGCGCGGCCTCTGCAGCGCCGTGGACGCGCTGCACGCCGCGGGCATCGTGCATCGCGACATTAAGCCCGCCAACGTGATGATCGAGCCGGGCGGGCGCGTGGTGTTGATGGACTTCGGCATCGCGCGCACGCAGGGCGGCTCGTCCTACACGCGGGCGGGCGACAGCATCGGCACGCCGCGCTACATGGCGCCGGAGCAGGTGCGCGGCGTCGACGTCGGCCCGGCCGCGGATGTCTACGCGCTGGGCGTGTTGGGTTACGAGCTGCTGGCCGGCAAGCCGCCGTTCGTGGGCGATACCGCTTCCGTGCTGCACGCCCAGGTCTACGATCCGCCGCCGCCGCTGCGCGAGGCATGCCCCGGCCTGCCGGAGGGCGTCTACGCCGCGATCGAGTCCGCGCTGGCGAAGAGCCCGCCCGCCCGCCCGGCCTCGGCCGGCGCCTTCGCCGCGCAGTTGCAGGCCGCGCTGAGCAGCGCCACGCCGAATGCGGCCACCCTGGTCATGCCGGCGCGGCCGCAGGACCAGGAGCGCACATTGCTGATGCCGCCCGAGCCGGCGCCCGTCGCTGAGGCGCCGGAGGCGATCACGCTTCCCGCCACGCCGGTGCCGCCGCCTCCGGCAACGCCGGCCCACACGCCGCAGCCGACCTCCGCCTTCACGCCGCAATATGTGCCGGCCTATCCAGATTCCAACACGCCGTCGAGCCTTACGCCGGCGGCCGCGCGATCCGGGCGCGGCAAGCGCACGCTGATCCTGGCGATCGGCGCCATCATCGCGACGCTGGCCGTGGGCGGCGCGGCGCTGGCGGCGGTGCTGATCCGTGGCCGCGGCGGCAACACGCCCGCGACCGCGACCAGCGCGGCGGCCAGCGCAACGGCGCCGCCGGCCGCGTCCGCCACGACCGGCGGCGCGGGCACGCGCGGGGTGGGCGGCGCCGCCACGGTCAGCAACCTGCAGGTCTACGACTCGAACAAGCGCGAGCACGCGGGCACCTTTCCCGCCGGCGATTTCGTCGATGTCTGTTTCTCGCTGACGCCCGGCGCCGCCGCGGCGCGGCCGCTGATCGCGCTCACCAACCACGACCAGCCGCCGAGGGGCGACAACGATCCGGCGCTCGTTGGCCTCTCGCCGCCGCTGGCGCTGGAGCCGATCGCCGACAAGTGCTTCGAGGTGCGCTCCACGCGGCAGCGCTTCGCGCCCGGCGATTTCTTCGCCTGGGTGATGCAGGGTCCGAGCCTGGGCGAGGCCGTGGTGCTCGCCAGCGCGCCGTTCCATCTTTCGCCCGCGACGGCGGCGAGCGCGACCGCGTCGGCTACGCCCAGCCCGGCGCCGACGGCCACGCCGCGGCCGACGCCCTCGCCCACGCGCGCCGCCGCGCTGCCGACGCCGGACCTCTCGCTGCCGCCGAATCCGAACGCGGGCGCGGGCAGGCCGGCGCTGAAGATCACCGCCGTGCAGGCGGAGGCGGAGGCGCCGGCGGCCGGCGGCACGTTCACCTTCCAGCTCACGGCGCAGAACTTCGGCGCAGCGGGCAGCCAGGGCAGCATCACCGTCAGCTCGCCGGACGCGACCAGGCTGGCGGCCCAGTTGACCGCCTGCGACCTGAACGCGCGGGCGAACGTCTTCCCGCCCGGCAGCAGCGTGAGCACGCTGGGAAACGGCACGCGCGCCGGCGTGGGCAAGGCCGCCAGCACGCAGTGGATCGCCGAGGCGGACGTCAGCGGCGCCTGGCCGGCTGGCGGCACTTGCACCCTCGCCGTCAGCGCGACGGCGCCGGCGAGCGGCAACCTCACCCTCTACCTGCGCGTCGCAACCTTCGCCAGCGACGATCGCCTCGCCGTCTGGCCCTACACCGGCTCGGGCGTGGGCAGCGTGGTCGAAGACCAGCAGGGCTTCCGCGCCATCCGCTGGACGCTGCCGATCGCGGTGCGGTAG
- a CDS encoding VTT domain-containing protein, which translates to MHWEEIVRTIGYAGLFAILFAETGLLVGFFLPGDTLLISAGLLAARGHLHLAGVLAAMIAGAVLGDAVGYLIGRQAGKRLYGREDSFWFRHDHIEKARRFYARHGGKTIVAARFITGLRTFAPVVAGAAEMGYPRFAFFNVAGAVGWIGSITMLGYLFGNAVSRYDHYVFIGAVALLPFPSLIGLTQVFRLRRARARFYARRLLPEVQPVEADE; encoded by the coding sequence ATGCACTGGGAAGAGATCGTCCGCACGATCGGCTACGCCGGGCTCTTCGCGATCCTCTTCGCGGAGACGGGGCTGCTCGTCGGCTTCTTCCTGCCCGGCGACACGCTGCTGATCTCCGCCGGGCTGCTGGCCGCGCGCGGCCACCTGCACCTCGCCGGCGTGCTGGCGGCGATGATCGCCGGCGCCGTGCTGGGCGATGCAGTCGGCTACCTGATCGGCCGGCAGGCAGGCAAGCGGCTCTACGGGCGCGAGGATTCGTTCTGGTTCCGGCACGATCACATAGAGAAGGCCCGCCGCTTCTACGCGCGCCATGGCGGCAAGACGATCGTGGCCGCGCGCTTCATTACCGGCCTGCGCACCTTCGCGCCCGTGGTCGCCGGCGCCGCTGAGATGGGCTATCCACGCTTCGCCTTCTTCAATGTCGCCGGCGCCGTGGGCTGGATCGGCAGCATCACCATGCTCGGCTACCTCTTCGGCAACGCCGTCAGCCGCTACGACCACTACGTGTTCATCGGCGCCGTTGCGCTGCTGCCCTTCCCCAGCCTGATCGGGCTCACGCAGGTGTTCCGCCTGCGCCGCGCCCGCGCCCGCTTCTACGCCCGGCGCCTGCTGCCGGAGGTACAGCCCGTCGAGGCCGACGAGTAG
- a CDS encoding methyltransferase domain-containing protein: MARPDDPSREEAGFRWQVGVWDGISDLYVREIDNRFQPVIERLINRAALRPGERVLDLGAGTGAVALRAAPLVAPHGSVLAVDPSPAMLARAEQRSRALAQGQIRFVEGRGEAIPAETASLDVALASLSLMYAIDRAAVARELGRVLRPGGRLVAAVWAGPEQCDIVRFQAAAGRFAPMPPVQGVGPGALADPMPFLAQLAAAGIAATVESELLSFTFPDFATAWEVLAGVTTASLARERRAEAQAAVQAEMWAEPNQPRQFQNRTRFIAGRR, translated from the coding sequence ATGGCCAGGCCGGATGACCCGTCACGCGAGGAAGCAGGCTTCCGCTGGCAGGTCGGCGTCTGGGACGGCATCTCCGACCTGTATGTGCGCGAAATCGACAACCGCTTTCAGCCAGTCATCGAGCGCCTCATCAACCGTGCGGCTCTGCGGCCGGGCGAGCGCGTGCTGGACCTGGGCGCCGGCACCGGCGCGGTGGCGCTGCGCGCGGCGCCGCTGGTGGCGCCGCACGGCAGTGTCCTGGCCGTTGATCCGAGCCCGGCAATGCTGGCCCGCGCGGAGCAGCGCAGCCGGGCGCTGGCGCAGGGGCAGATTCGCTTCGTCGAGGGGCGCGGCGAAGCGATCCCGGCCGAGACGGCGAGCCTCGATGTTGCGCTGGCGTCGCTGAGCCTGATGTATGCCATCGACCGAGCGGCGGTGGCGCGAGAGCTGGGCCGTGTGCTGCGCCCCGGCGGCCGCCTCGTGGCGGCGGTCTGGGCGGGGCCCGAGCAGTGCGATATCGTGCGCTTCCAGGCCGCCGCCGGGCGGTTTGCCCCCATGCCGCCGGTGCAAGGTGTTGGTCCCGGCGCCCTGGCCGACCCAATGCCGTTTCTGGCACAGCTCGCCGCGGCTGGGATTGCCGCGACGGTCGAAAGCGAGCTGCTCAGCTTCACCTTCCCCGATTTTGCGACCGCCTGGGAGGTACTGGCCGGCGTCACCACGGCCAGTCTGGCTCGCGAGCGGCGGGCGGAGGCACAGGCGGCCGTGCAGGCCGAGATGTGGGCCGAACCGAACCAGCCGCGCCAGTTCCAGAACCGCACGAGGTTCATCGCCGGACGGCGGTAG
- a CDS encoding YbjQ family protein: MIVATTFDIAGYEVTETLGEVFGITVRSRGLFGNIGAGLKSLVGGEIKQYTSLLEQAREHAVQRMIERATAAGADAVVMMRFDSSEIGNTMSEIVAYGTAVKLRPAG; the protein is encoded by the coding sequence CTACGAGGTGACCGAGACGCTGGGCGAGGTCTTCGGCATCACCGTGCGCAGCCGCGGCCTGTTCGGCAACATCGGCGCCGGGTTGAAGTCGCTCGTCGGCGGCGAGATCAAGCAGTACACCTCGCTGCTGGAGCAGGCGCGCGAGCACGCCGTGCAGCGCATGATCGAGCGCGCCACCGCCGCCGGCGCCGACGCCGTGGTGATGATGCGCTTCGACTCTTCGGAGATCGGCAACACGATGTCCGAGATCGTCGCCTACGGCACCGCCGTCAAGCTGCGCCCCGCCGGCTGA